A window of the Roseburia sp. 831b genome harbors these coding sequences:
- a CDS encoding CgeB family protein, which produces MNILFYCYGSICEPFIEAAFSEAGFQVTKITEEITNKQLLPSECVTLVSNELLKKSYDFVFTINYYPSISDTCNIFHIPYVGWTVDAPVMELYSDTIQNPYNYIFLFDRMQYADIAPLNPGHIFYLPLATDVSYWQSVIGNITNPTTYVNDISFVGSLYTEKCPYDKLKHPSESLAGYLDGILNAQVKIYGYDLIPELLTPSLIEGFKACMPDYFSLKDASTLTDRDIISKFYMASKVSSMERTRLLHALSERLPVTIYTNSDTSKLTHLKNKGTVKTRTEMPLVFHGSTINLNMTTHSIRSGIPLRIWDVLGCEGFLISNYQAEIPEYFIPGEDIELYESEEDLIYKCSYYLEHSSRAKEIAHNGFEKVKAHHTYLHRILEMLEIVFANRKA; this is translated from the coding sequence ATGAATATTCTCTTTTACTGTTACGGAAGCATCTGCGAACCTTTTATTGAGGCTGCATTTTCAGAGGCAGGCTTTCAGGTAACAAAAATCACCGAGGAAATCACAAACAAACAGCTTCTTCCAAGCGAATGTGTGACTCTGGTTAGCAATGAATTATTAAAGAAATCCTATGATTTCGTGTTTACCATCAATTACTATCCAAGCATATCCGATACTTGTAATATTTTTCATATTCCATATGTCGGCTGGACCGTTGACGCACCTGTCATGGAATTATATAGCGATACCATTCAAAATCCATACAACTATATTTTTCTCTTTGACCGTATGCAATACGCGGATATCGCACCGTTAAACCCCGGACATATTTTCTATCTTCCACTGGCAACAGATGTCTCCTATTGGCAATCCGTTATAGGGAACATAACAAATCCAACTACGTATGTCAATGATATCTCCTTTGTTGGGTCACTTTACACCGAAAAATGTCCTTACGACAAGTTAAAACATCCTTCGGAGTCTTTAGCCGGGTATCTGGATGGCATTTTGAATGCGCAGGTAAAAATCTATGGATATGATTTGATTCCAGAACTTTTGACGCCTTCCTTAATAGAAGGATTCAAAGCGTGCATGCCGGATTATTTTTCTCTGAAAGATGCTTCGACTCTGACAGACAGAGACATTATTTCCAAATTCTATATGGCAAGCAAGGTGTCTTCGATGGAGCGGACACGGCTTCTTCATGCACTGTCCGAACGCTTACCTGTTACCATTTATACAAACAGTGACACTTCAAAGCTAACGCACCTGAAAAACAAAGGAACCGTTAAAACGAGAACCGAAATGCCACTTGTCTTTCATGGCAGCACCATCAATCTGAATATGACAACGCACTCGATTCGTTCTGGAATTCCGCTTCGTATCTGGGATGTGCTTGGATGCGAAGGATTTTTGATTTCCAATTACCAGGCCGAGATTCCAGAGTATTTTATTCCGGGTGAAGATATCGAACTCTATGAGAGCGAGGAGGATTTGATTTACAAATGTAGTTATTATTTGGAACACTCTTCCCGTGCAAAAGAGATTGCGCACAACGGTTTTGAAAAAGTAAAAGCGCATCACACTTACCTGCACCGTATCCTGGAAATGTTAGAAATCGTGTTTGCAAATAGAAAGGCTTAA
- the flgN gene encoding flagellar export chaperone FlgN, which translates to MSKNPYIAILIQSLRKKEQVLESISIINQRQKTELEDPSLDPDDFDKTVEEKAKLIAELEKLDDGFDEVFQKVRDDLTNHKEEYRDEIKTMQDLIRSLTAKSATVQGQEARNKVLMEQKFTAIKGQVRKVRSSQKVVNQYYQNMMKANLVDPQFTDSKK; encoded by the coding sequence ATGAGCAAGAATCCCTATATAGCAATATTAATACAAAGTTTAAGAAAAAAAGAACAGGTGCTAGAATCCATCAGTATTATCAACCAGCGTCAGAAGACAGAGTTAGAAGACCCGTCGCTTGACCCGGATGATTTTGATAAGACAGTGGAAGAAAAGGCAAAACTGATTGCGGAACTGGAAAAATTAGACGATGGTTTCGATGAGGTATTCCAAAAGGTTCGTGATGATTTGACGAACCACAAAGAGGAATACCGTGATGAAATCAAGACCATGCAGGATCTGATACGTTCTCTGACTGCGAAAAGTGCAACGGTTCAGGGGCAGGAAGCAAGAAATAAAGTTTTGATGGAACAGAAGTTTACAGCGATAAAAGGTCAGGTTCGAAAAGTCCGCAGCAGTCAGAAAGTGGTCAACCAATATTACCAGAATATGATGAAAGCTAACCTGGTAGACCCACAATTTACCGATAGCAAAAAGTAA
- a CDS encoding DegT/DnrJ/EryC1/StrS family aminotransferase: MEKIQRIGSLEEKYVKEVLEGGFSSKSTYQMVTRLEKEFAEKFHAKHAVAMVNGTATLHIALEAAGVGVGDEVICPPLTMSSTSMAVLMANAVPVFADVDPDTFLITAENIRKVITPKTKAIMTVALYGLAPQMKEIMEVAKEYNLVVIEDNAECYGAWQDGQLVGTFGDMASYSFQSSKHLTAGEGGMVITNNDEYADKLRRYSGLGYAGISGKKGRITKDDIQSPEYERHVILGWNYRMADLCAAVALGQLERMDELVNVRCEAAKCFDEAVAGCEWLKAQKVLPGNVHSYWTYVVRLDTNKVGWHEFRDKFRELGGDGVYAAWKLAYQEPLFKEKAFLGRENLGIYDDYDYKKVSCPNAEYLQERVLQFKTNYFDIEDAKKQSEILKKTIAFFA, encoded by the coding sequence ATGGAAAAGATACAAAGAATTGGTTCATTAGAAGAAAAATACGTAAAAGAAGTACTTGAGGGAGGATTTTCATCAAAAAGTACTTACCAGATGGTAACACGATTGGAAAAGGAATTCGCAGAAAAGTTTCATGCAAAACATGCAGTTGCAATGGTAAATGGAACCGCGACGCTTCATATAGCATTGGAGGCAGCTGGTGTTGGTGTCGGAGATGAGGTAATCTGCCCGCCACTTACAATGAGCAGCACATCTATGGCGGTTTTGATGGCAAATGCAGTTCCGGTTTTTGCGGATGTAGACCCGGATACTTTCCTGATTACAGCGGAAAATATCCGAAAAGTGATTACACCAAAGACAAAAGCGATTATGACAGTTGCGTTATATGGCCTTGCACCTCAGATGAAAGAAATCATGGAGGTAGCAAAGGAATACAATCTGGTTGTAATTGAGGACAATGCAGAGTGTTACGGCGCATGGCAGGACGGACAGCTTGTTGGAACATTTGGCGACATGGCATCTTACAGTTTCCAGAGTTCAAAACATTTAACTGCCGGTGAGGGTGGCATGGTAATTACAAACAATGATGAGTATGCAGATAAGCTGAGAAGATATTCAGGGCTTGGATATGCCGGAATTAGTGGAAAGAAAGGCAGAATCACGAAGGATGACATTCAGAGTCCAGAGTATGAAAGACATGTCATTTTAGGCTGGAATTATAGAATGGCAGATTTGTGTGCAGCTGTCGCACTCGGACAGTTAGAAAGAATGGACGAGCTTGTCAATGTACGCTGTGAAGCAGCAAAATGTTTTGATGAGGCGGTAGCGGGTTGCGAATGGTTAAAGGCACAAAAGGTGCTCCCAGGCAACGTTCATTCATACTGGACATACGTTGTCCGCCTGGATACGAATAAGGTAGGCTGGCATGAGTTTCGGGATAAATTTAGAGAGCTTGGCGGTGATGGCGTCTATGCAGCATGGAAGTTAGCGTATCAGGAGCCGTTATTTAAAGAGAAAGCATTCCTTGGCAGAGAAAACTTAGGAATCTATGATGATTATGATTACAAGAAGGTTTCATGCCCGAATGCAGAATATTTGCAAGAGAGAGTATTGCAGTTCAAGACGAACTATTTTGATATTGAGGATGCAAAAAAACAGTCTGAAATTTTAAAGAAGACAATCGCGTTTTTTGCATAA
- a CDS encoding CgeB family protein encodes MNVIFLDWPCFGREDCVNALKALGHEVSFFFHEDYNMRKSAEFDAAFDTYLQNHPADFLFSFNFYPLVSEGCKRNQIKYISIVYDAPLVALYSYTIVYPCNYVFLFDKTQYLELYNLGIRTVYYMPLPGNADKITELLQLPHDRDFYASDISFVGSLYNEDHNFFDRLTDITDYTRGYLEAIMEAQLRVYGYYFIEEVLPKRILDDMKNSLLYEAGNTGIQTDEYIYGSYFLGRKITELDRIRTIKALGEEFPVKLFTRNPDFSLPGVTNMGTVDYNLQMPYVFYYSKINLNITLRSIKSGMPLRAIDIMSNGGFLMTNYQADFLDFFVPDEDFVYYTDLADLKEKVRYYLSHEEERARIAKNGQEKIRKFHSFEQHFREIFAVVFPET; translated from the coding sequence ATGAACGTTATATTTTTAGACTGGCCATGCTTCGGACGTGAGGATTGCGTCAATGCACTAAAAGCATTAGGCCACGAGGTCAGTTTCTTTTTTCATGAAGATTATAATATGAGAAAATCTGCAGAATTTGATGCAGCCTTTGACACCTATCTGCAAAATCATCCTGCAGACTTTCTTTTTTCCTTTAACTTTTATCCGCTTGTCTCTGAGGGATGTAAACGGAACCAGATAAAATACATTAGCATTGTCTATGATGCACCGCTTGTTGCCTTGTATTCCTATACAATTGTCTATCCGTGCAACTATGTATTTCTTTTTGACAAAACGCAGTATCTTGAGCTTTATAACCTTGGCATTCGAACTGTTTATTACATGCCGCTTCCAGGAAATGCCGACAAGATTACAGAGCTGCTTCAGTTACCACATGATAGGGACTTTTATGCCTCTGACATCTCGTTTGTCGGCTCTCTTTACAACGAGGACCACAACTTCTTTGACCGGCTGACTGATATTACCGACTATACGAGAGGCTACTTAGAGGCTATTATGGAAGCACAGCTTCGTGTTTACGGCTATTATTTTATTGAGGAGGTTCTTCCAAAACGCATTTTAGACGACATGAAGAACTCACTTCTCTATGAAGCCGGAAACACCGGTATTCAGACGGATGAATATATCTATGGCAGTTATTTTCTTGGAAGAAAAATCACGGAACTTGACCGCATTCGTACCATAAAGGCGCTTGGAGAAGAATTTCCTGTGAAACTTTTCACAAGGAATCCGGATTTTTCCCTGCCAGGCGTCACCAATATGGGAACCGTCGACTATAATCTTCAGATGCCTTATGTTTTTTATTATAGCAAGATTAATCTGAATATCACCTTGCGGAGCATCAAGTCCGGTATGCCGCTTCGCGCCATCGACATCATGAGTAATGGCGGCTTTTTGATGACCAATTATCAGGCTGATTTTCTCGATTTCTTTGTGCCAGATGAAGATTTTGTCTATTACACTGACCTTGCTGATTTAAAAGAAAAAGTCCGTTATTACCTGAGTCATGAAGAAGAACGTGCCCGCATTGCCAAAAACGGGCAGGAAAAAATAAGGAAATTCCACAGCTTTGAGCAGCACTTCCGCGAAATCTTTGCTGTTGTCTTTCCTGAAACGTAA
- a CDS encoding molecular chaperone gives MEDNREEQKEALQVLVEFNVRLVKNMKIVVKELSGKRLDDTDNFLKSIIDAMNWEIQVVNGTLDLLNEGKVRLDKDAFNAQVEKAGGAIASGDDAKMAEAFTELLPYFERLGEAAGEVI, from the coding sequence ATGGAAGATAACAGAGAAGAACAGAAAGAAGCACTTCAGGTATTGGTCGAATTCAACGTTCGTCTAGTGAAGAACATGAAGATTGTTGTGAAGGAATTATCAGGAAAACGATTGGATGACACCGATAATTTCTTAAAGAGCATCATCGATGCGATGAACTGGGAAATTCAGGTAGTAAATGGAACGTTAGACCTTTTGAATGAGGGCAAGGTACGTCTTGACAAGGACGCTTTCAATGCGCAGGTAGAAAAAGCAGGAGGTGCCATTGCGTCTGGCGACGATGCTAAGATGGCAGAGGCATTTACAGAATTATTACCATATTTTGAGAGACTTGGAGAGGCAGCTGGAGAAGTAATATAA
- a CDS encoding glycosyltransferase family 2 protein: MGAKVSVIVPVYNAAKTLAPCLGNLVHQTLSDLELILVNDASTDGSDTILAACEQQFPEKIIFINLEENLGPGGARNVGLSYASGEYIGFVDSDDLADPTMFETLYTHAKEGNYDMVDCAYYHQATDSLLLMTPDSCVGDLSDDKRSLLISGGGYLWSRIFRRELFDGIHFREHTILEDMEVMMQLFLRCKRLGTVKTPLYQYSATVDSASKLANPAKYHHAITAAMQAVFDVTHDYPHYEKVQLAIEYSMLQLYQYGLVNALQSDSGLTDTQKDSFLETLCTLRKKLVKLPIVENPYVLEKFSKEDLELVLKFENF, encoded by the coding sequence ATGGGAGCAAAAGTATCCGTAATTGTACCAGTTTACAACGCCGCCAAAACATTGGCACCTTGTCTTGGAAATCTGGTACACCAGACCTTATCCGATCTGGAACTGATTCTGGTAAATGACGCCTCAACAGACGGAAGTGACACAATCCTTGCCGCCTGTGAGCAGCAATTTCCAGAAAAAATCATTTTCATAAATTTAGAAGAAAATCTTGGGCCAGGTGGTGCCAGAAATGTTGGTCTATCTTATGCCTCCGGGGAATACATTGGTTTTGTTGATAGTGACGACCTAGCTGATCCTACGATGTTTGAAACCCTTTATACACATGCAAAAGAAGGAAACTATGACATGGTAGACTGTGCCTATTACCATCAGGCTACAGATTCCCTGCTTTTGATGACACCCGACAGTTGTGTCGGAGATTTATCCGATGACAAACGTAGTTTGCTTATCTCCGGTGGCGGGTACCTTTGGAGCCGCATCTTCCGACGGGAACTTTTTGATGGAATTCACTTTCGTGAACATACGATATTAGAAGATATGGAAGTGATGATGCAGCTTTTTCTTCGCTGCAAACGTCTTGGAACCGTAAAGACACCTCTTTATCAGTATTCTGCGACTGTGGACTCTGCCTCAAAGCTTGCCAACCCAGCAAAATATCATCATGCCATCACCGCTGCCATGCAGGCAGTCTTTGATGTAACACACGACTATCCGCACTATGAAAAAGTACAGCTTGCCATAGAATATTCTATGCTACAACTGTATCAATATGGACTGGTCAATGCATTACAGTCGGATAGCGGTCTTACCGATACACAGAAGGACAGCTTTTTGGAGACACTTTGCACGCTTCGAAAAAAACTGGTGAAACTTCCGATTGTTGAAAATCCTTATGTCTTAGAAAAATTTTCGAAAGAAGATTTAGAATTGGTTTTGAAATTTGAAAATTTTTAA
- a CDS encoding glycosyltransferase family protein, whose amino-acid sequence MTGVVCYGENQEERTLSFLEILLDEFVLTREIYVRRDAITNVGGWNEKLEGNRNLELVLRVAKQYEVVVSKERPEGDWILLKEQEESQEQKWRGDCYLTGRYKEDLIAAGCLENAIRGLLWVEEHQEDFSGTRQEHHAFLEDMLSGGAQYYEKYDATQPILVYCGDEECNAILDVFARNFGKALEQKGKKVLYFDLSRHDFTEINQYLGKRFQAIVGFQTYLFSAKLQSGENAHDKMIGPKFNFLFDHPIWFQNQLICVPKDYCILTVDRNYASFLEKYNQIHAAFLPPAGVERYEHGEQPQYDIVFLGSHKSGVSLKLREFLKLDKETRILWNHYLTNMKRNLEKTPEEVFFVTLDELGYTLPIEETMSQFHKARVLITTIAGHYRRKVIEELLKGGLQVHIFGSGWEDTGLQKYDNLILHDSIPGEESLAVFANAKIALNIMTWHKDAYTERIANAMLQKAVVLTDETRYLRENFVDGKDILLFRLDEIRQLPHRVKELLSQPEKISQIAEMGYEKTKKEHTWEKRAEQFLQILKES is encoded by the coding sequence ATGACGGGTGTAGTTTGTTATGGAGAAAATCAGGAGGAGAGAACACTTTCCTTTCTGGAAATATTGTTAGATGAATTTGTGCTGACAAGAGAAATTTACGTGCGTAGGGATGCAATTACAAATGTAGGCGGATGGAATGAGAAACTGGAGGGAAACCGGAATTTAGAACTGGTGCTTCGGGTTGCAAAACAGTATGAGGTTGTGGTGAGCAAGGAACGTCCGGAGGGTGATTGGATTCTTTTGAAGGAGCAGGAAGAAAGCCAGGAACAAAAGTGGCGGGGAGATTGCTACCTGACAGGCAGATATAAAGAAGACCTGATAGCAGCAGGATGTCTGGAAAATGCGATTCGGGGGCTTTTGTGGGTGGAAGAACATCAGGAAGATTTTTCTGGAACAAGGCAGGAGCATCACGCTTTTTTGGAAGACATGCTTTCAGGAGGTGCGCAATATTACGAAAAATATGATGCAACACAACCGATTTTGGTGTATTGCGGGGATGAGGAATGTAACGCCATTTTAGATGTTTTTGCAAGAAATTTTGGAAAAGCACTGGAGCAAAAAGGAAAAAAGGTCTTGTATTTTGATTTGTCCAGGCATGATTTTACAGAGATTAACCAGTATCTGGGAAAACGTTTCCAGGCAATTGTAGGATTTCAGACTTATCTTTTTTCTGCAAAATTGCAAAGCGGGGAAAATGCGCATGATAAAATGATTGGACCAAAGTTTAACTTTTTGTTTGATCATCCAATCTGGTTTCAAAATCAGCTTATCTGTGTGCCAAAGGACTATTGTATTCTGACCGTAGACCGAAACTATGCTTCTTTTTTGGAAAAATATAATCAGATACACGCAGCATTCCTTCCGCCAGCCGGGGTGGAACGCTATGAACATGGAGAACAGCCGCAATATGATATTGTGTTCCTGGGAAGCCATAAAAGTGGTGTGAGTCTGAAACTAAGGGAATTTTTAAAACTAGACAAGGAGACACGAATCTTGTGGAATCATTATCTCACCAATATGAAACGAAATCTAGAGAAGACCCCGGAAGAGGTGTTTTTTGTGACGCTGGATGAGCTAGGATATACACTGCCAATAGAGGAGACGATGAGCCAGTTCCATAAGGCAAGGGTGTTGATTACCACAATTGCAGGTCATTACCGGAGAAAAGTGATAGAAGAACTATTAAAGGGCGGATTGCAGGTGCATATTTTTGGTTCGGGCTGGGAGGATACCGGATTGCAAAAATATGACAATCTGATTTTACATGATTCCATCCCTGGGGAGGAGAGCCTTGCAGTATTTGCGAACGCTAAAATTGCCCTCAATATCATGACCTGGCATAAGGATGCCTATACCGAGCGCATTGCCAATGCCATGTTGCAAAAAGCGGTTGTACTCACCGATGAGACACGTTACCTGAGAGAAAATTTTGTGGATGGAAAAGACATTTTATTATTCCGTTTAGACGAAATCAGGCAGCTGCCACACCGTGTGAAAGAGCTGTTATCCCAGCCGGAAAAAATAAGTCAGATAGCAGAAATGGGATATGAAAAAACGAAAAAAGAGCATACCTGGGAGAAGCGTGCAGAGCAATTTTTACAGATTTTGAAAGAATCGTAA
- a CDS encoding IS110 family transposase — MSFKILKNNCCGLDVHKTWIYACIGITDSLKRTEYKEARFSSFTKGLQELCDWLSKYNCTDVCMESTGKYWIPVFNVLEKNNIWVTLSHPKYTKPQKGNKTDRKDAKWICDLYMCGMVKPSFIPPADIRELRDLVRYRFKLTCMITGEKNRAHNCLTVSNLKLDDVFSDIFGKSSRSITEQILQHPGETFDVSPFVDSRCKTPTEEIQAAVDGAISKQQAVKLRQCLNHIDELEMHKVEIEREIFRLSDKYESILNLIRTVPGFDKTPMTAIQVLSEIGGDMSVFPTAKNLISWAGCCPRNDQSNHKIKSTRISRAGSYFKPVLVQVANALIKSKKHPEFTNRYRRIKARRGHKKAIIAICRMILTAIWHILTDLKPYTPEGFLESRPVNKSKVLTTSQALNLMKQRGYIIKDDVVPVT, encoded by the coding sequence TTGTCGTTTAAAATTCTCAAAAATAACTGTTGTGGTCTTGACGTCCACAAAACCTGGATCTATGCCTGTATCGGCATAACTGATTCCCTGAAACGTACCGAGTATAAAGAAGCCCGCTTTTCTTCCTTTACCAAAGGTCTGCAGGAGCTGTGTGACTGGCTTTCCAAATACAACTGTACGGATGTCTGCATGGAATCTACCGGTAAGTACTGGATCCCTGTTTTTAATGTTCTGGAGAAGAATAACATCTGGGTTACTCTTTCCCACCCCAAATATACCAAACCGCAAAAAGGCAACAAGACTGACCGCAAGGATGCTAAATGGATTTGTGACCTATATATGTGTGGAATGGTAAAACCTTCCTTTATTCCACCGGCTGACATCCGTGAATTAAGAGATTTAGTAAGATACCGTTTCAAACTCACTTGTATGATCACCGGTGAGAAGAATCGTGCTCATAACTGTCTTACTGTTTCTAACTTAAAACTGGATGATGTCTTTTCTGATATATTTGGTAAATCCTCCCGTTCCATTACGGAACAGATTTTACAACACCCTGGGGAAACATTTGATGTGTCACCTTTTGTGGATAGCAGATGTAAGACTCCTACCGAAGAAATACAAGCTGCTGTTGATGGTGCCATATCCAAACAACAAGCTGTAAAGCTCAGACAATGTTTAAATCACATTGATGAATTAGAAATGCACAAAGTAGAAATAGAACGGGAAATCTTTCGTCTCAGTGATAAGTATGAAAGCATTCTCAATCTTATACGAACCGTACCTGGATTCGATAAGACCCCAATGACTGCTATTCAGGTGCTTTCTGAAATCGGAGGTGATATGTCTGTCTTCCCCACAGCTAAAAACCTCATATCATGGGCTGGATGTTGTCCCCGTAATGATCAAAGCAATCATAAAATCAAATCCACTAGGATTTCCCGTGCTGGTTCTTATTTTAAACCAGTTTTGGTGCAAGTTGCAAATGCTTTAATCAAATCCAAGAAACACCCAGAATTTACAAACCGTTATCGACGTATAAAAGCACGTCGTGGTCACAAGAAAGCTATCATTGCCATCTGTCGTATGATCCTGACCGCTATCTGGCACATACTCACAGATCTAAAACCATATACGCCTGAAGGTTTTCTTGAATCGCGACCTGTGAATAAATCCAAAGTATTGACTACTTCACAGGCACTTAATTTAATGAAGCAGCGAGGCTACATTATCAAAGATGATGTTGTTCCTGTTACCTGA
- a CDS encoding 6-hydroxymethylpterin diphosphokinase MptE-like protein codes for MQIEKYVIWGAGIRGSRLQRSLGDERVVAYIDRNPEKWGTSYLGKTVIGLEEYKRDYASYKIVVSCKQEDEVKVTLKENHIQEFFLFSECPSEFQQPAYGDRLEKFVKAYLKKEQEYVVYGDTLYANVLKEWIGELQNQNPQHAKNQEELKQLSLDGKELLLAKRVDNKKELDRLGCKVTDLFDCSDRIKEYHNPEIEALHNTHKGERCFIVATGPSLRFEDLETLRKNKEICFSMNSIYEAFGETRWRPDYFLVDDYSMLRDESIDWDAIDVPNKLMGDTSEEFWNKKKHDKYLKYHQIYEMCQDRLPHFTDDFSTRTYLGCTVTYTCIQLAAYMGFSKIYLLGVDFSYANERNATYGHFYKEEKKEAVGYTKEVLNAYKATRKYADEHGIQVINATRGGKLEVFERVDFDSLF; via the coding sequence ATGCAGATTGAAAAATATGTGATATGGGGAGCTGGTATTCGGGGCAGCCGTTTGCAGAGAAGTCTTGGAGATGAGCGGGTTGTTGCCTATATAGACCGTAATCCCGAAAAGTGGGGAACAAGCTATTTGGGAAAGACAGTCATTGGCCTTGAAGAATATAAGAGGGACTATGCATCGTATAAGATTGTGGTTTCCTGTAAACAGGAAGATGAAGTGAAAGTTACATTGAAAGAAAACCACATTCAGGAATTCTTTCTTTTCTCAGAGTGCCCGAGTGAATTTCAGCAGCCAGCATACGGAGACCGATTAGAAAAATTTGTAAAAGCGTATTTAAAAAAAGAGCAGGAATATGTTGTGTATGGAGATACGTTGTATGCAAATGTCTTAAAAGAGTGGATTGGGGAATTGCAGAACCAGAATCCACAGCATGCCAAAAATCAGGAAGAATTAAAGCAGCTTTCGTTGGATGGCAAGGAACTTTTACTTGCCAAGCGGGTGGATAATAAAAAAGAATTGGACAGATTGGGCTGCAAGGTGACAGATTTGTTTGACTGTTCAGACCGCATCAAGGAGTACCACAATCCTGAGATTGAAGCATTACATAATACGCACAAAGGTGAAAGGTGTTTTATTGTGGCAACCGGTCCAAGTCTTAGATTTGAGGATTTGGAGACGTTAAGAAAGAACAAAGAGATTTGCTTTAGCATGAATTCCATTTATGAAGCATTTGGCGAAACGAGATGGCGACCGGACTATTTTCTTGTGGATGATTATTCTATGCTTCGAGATGAGAGCATAGACTGGGATGCAATTGATGTACCAAATAAATTGATGGGTGATACAAGTGAAGAGTTTTGGAATAAGAAAAAACACGACAAATATTTAAAATACCATCAGATTTATGAAATGTGCCAGGACAGACTGCCTCATTTTACAGATGATTTTTCTACAAGAACATATTTGGGTTGTACGGTTACCTATACATGCATACAGCTTGCGGCATATATGGGATTTTCTAAGATATATCTTTTGGGCGTAGATTTTTCTTATGCAAATGAAAGAAATGCAACTTACGGGCATTTTTACAAAGAGGAGAAAAAAGAGGCAGTTGGCTATACCAAAGAGGTTTTGAATGCATATAAGGCGACCAGAAAATACGCGGATGAGCATGGCATACAAGTGATAAATGCAACACGCGGCGGAAAATTAGAAGTCTTTGAACGTGTAGATTTTGATTCATTATTTTAA
- a CDS encoding flagellin N-terminal helical domain-containing protein, with protein MVVQHNLTAMNANRQLGITTGQQAKSSEKLSSGYRINRAGDDAAGLSISEKMRSQIRGLNKASDNAQNGVSLIQVAEGALNETHSILQRMNELATQAANDTNTSVDRDAVKAEIDQLTSEINRIQSTTQFNSMNLLDGSFTGKNLQVGALSGQKIEISCGKMSASKLGVSGLRVSSFSTAGAAMKAIQSAITKVSTQRSTLGALQNRLEHTIANLDNISENTQSAESQLRDTDMAEEMVTYSKNNILAQAGQSMLAQANQSTQGVLSLLQ; from the coding sequence ATGGTAGTACAGCACAATCTTACAGCGATGAACGCTAATCGTCAGTTAGGAATCACAACAGGACAGCAGGCAAAATCTTCAGAGAAATTATCTTCTGGTTACAGAATCAACCGTGCAGGTGATGATGCAGCTGGTTTATCAATTTCTGAAAAAATGAGAAGCCAGATCCGTGGATTAAACAAAGCTTCTGACAACGCTCAGAACGGTGTATCTTTAATCCAGGTTGCTGAAGGTGCATTAAATGAAACACATTCTATCTTACAGCGTATGAACGAATTAGCTACACAGGCAGCTAACGATACAAACACATCTGTAGATAGAGATGCAGTTAAAGCAGAAATTGATCAGTTAACATCTGAAATCAACAGAATCCAGTCTACAACACAGTTCAACTCTATGAACTTATTAGACGGATCCTTCACAGGAAAGAACCTTCAGGTTGGTGCTCTTTCTGGACAGAAGATTGAAATCTCCTGTGGCAAGATGAGCGCTTCTAAATTAGGCGTTAGCGGATTGAGAGTATCTAGCTTCTCAACAGCTGGAGCAGCTATGAAAGCTATTCAGTCAGCTATCACAAAGGTTTCTACACAGAGATCTACACTTGGTGCTTTACAGAACAGATTAGAGCATACAATCGCTAACTTGGATAACATTTCCGAGAATACACAGTCTGCTGAATCACAGTTACGTGATACAGATATGGCTGAAGAAATGGTTACATACAGCAAGAACAACATCCTTGCTCAGGCAGGACAGTCTATGCTTGCTCAGGCTAACCAGTCTACTCAGGGTGTATTATCCTTACTTCAGTAA
- the fliS gene encoding flagellar export chaperone FliS has product MLANRGYAAYANNKIQTASPGELTLMLYDGAIKFCNIAIAAVEEKDFNKAHDNIMKVERIIEEFQGTLNFKYPVAKDFDNVYKYLLQRLIEANMKKDKDILEEVLKHLRTMRDTWKEVMKRPN; this is encoded by the coding sequence ATGTTAGCAAATCGGGGATATGCTGCATACGCAAACAACAAGATTCAGACTGCTTCACCGGGAGAATTGACGTTAATGCTTTATGATGGCGCAATCAAATTCTGCAATATTGCAATTGCAGCGGTGGAAGAAAAAGATTTTAACAAGGCACATGATAACATTATGAAGGTGGAACGGATTATTGAAGAGTTTCAGGGGACTTTGAACTTTAAATATCCGGTTGCAAAAGACTTTGATAATGTGTACAAATATCTGCTTCAACGTTTGATTGAGGCAAACATGAAAAAGGACAAAGACATCTTAGAGGAAGTGTTAAAACATTTGCGTACCATGCGTGATACCTGGAAGGAAGTCATGAAGCGTCCGAACTAG